From one Pristis pectinata isolate sPriPec2 chromosome 12, sPriPec2.1.pri, whole genome shotgun sequence genomic stretch:
- the LOC127576487 gene encoding probable G-protein coupled receptor 139 — MHAPGNGPVFAAYYSILAAFGIPANLVTIVILSQGRCGLSKCITLYLLLMAVADLLIIITAVILSRLRAIYFPVSFLSITPACSLIIIFSWASKDTSVWLTVAFTFDRFIAIRSQKLKRRYCTDKIAAVITGIICVLGTLKNVPSYFLLEPLYVVDNVPWYCNIKDAFYTSALWRVYEWQRRLLNPCLPFLLILLLNVLTVRHILEASRARRRLRAQSNRDNRRDPEMESRRKSIILLMTISGSFILLRFTYLVNFIFVQVTNNNYAGSYDSTDPKFILQESGYMLELLSSCTNSCIYTGTQTNFRGQLKNAVKYPFGLFRRMLKFSLIFQRQ, encoded by the exons ATGCACGCGCCTGGAAATGGACCGGTATTTGCCGCTTATTATTCCATCCTTGCAGCTTTCGGCATTCCAG CCAACTTGGTGACGATTGTGATTCTCTCCCAAGGAAGATGCGGCCTGTCGAAATGTATCACTCTTTATCTGTTGCTCATGGCAGTGGCGGATCTGCTCATCATTATCACCGCCGTGATATTAAGCCGCCTTCGGGCTATTTATTTCCCTGTTAGTTTCCTGTCCATCACTCCCGCCTGCAGTCTCATTATTATCTTCAGCTGGGCTTCCAAAGACACATCTGTCTGGCTGACAGTCgcattcacctttgatcggttcaTCGCCATCCGTTCCCAGAAACTGAAGCGGAGATACTGCACCGACAAAATCGCGGCGGTCATCACAGGAATAATTTGCGTGCTGGGCACTTTGAAAAACGTTCCCTCTTACTTCTTGCTCGAACCTCTGTATGTAGTTGATAACGTGCCCTGGTATTGCAACATAAAGGATGCATTTTACACTTCAGCACTGTGGAGAGTTTATGAGTGGCAACGACGTCTTTTAAACCCTTGCCTCCCTTTTCTCCTCATTTTGTTGCTCAACGTTCTGACGGTCAGACACATTCTGGAAgccagcagagcccgcaggaggcTCCGGGCCCAGAGCAATAGGGACAATCGGAGGGAtccagagatggagagcaggagaaagTCCATCATTTTACTCATGACGATCTCGGGCAGTTTTATCCTGTTGCGTTTTACCTATCTCGTAAATTTTATCTTTGTACAAGTTACAAACAATAACTATGCTGGCAGTTACGATTCCACCGACCCGAAGTTCATCCTCCAAGAAAGTGGATACATGCTGGagcttctcagttcctgcaccaactcGTGTATTTATACAGGGACTCAGACgaacttcagagggcagttaaagaaTGCGGTTAAATACCCCTTCGGTTTATTTCGAAGGATGTTAAAATTCTCGCTCATATTCCAACGGCAATAG